Proteins from a genomic interval of Medicago truncatula cultivar Jemalong A17 chromosome 3, MtrunA17r5.0-ANR, whole genome shotgun sequence:
- the LOC11432004 gene encoding proteasome subunit beta type-6 translates to MDKVDFNAPHSMGTTIIGVTYNGGVVLGADSRTSTGVYVANRASDKITQLTDNVYVCRSGSAADSQVVSDYVRYFLHQHTIQLGQPATVKVAANLVRLLAYNNKNNLQTGLIVGGWDKYEGGQIYGVPLGGTIVQQPFAIGGSGSSYLYGFFDQAWKDGMTKDEAEDLVKKAVSLAIARDGASGGVVRTVIINSEGVTRNFYPGDQLPIWHDELEAHNSLLDILGAPEPMNI, encoded by the exons ATGGACAAGGTCGATTTCAATGCTCCCCATTCCATGGGAACAACCATCATCGGCGTTACCTACAACGGCGGCGTTGTTCTTGGTGCCGACTCTCGAACCAGCACTG GTGTATACGTTGCCAATCGTGCATCTGACAAAATCACACAGCTCACTGATAATGTCTACGTCTGTCGCTCTGGATCg GCTGCAGATTCTCAGGTTGTCTCTGACTATGTGCGCTATTTCCTCCACCAGCACAC GATTCAGCTTGGACAACCTGCAACAGTCAAGGTTGCTGCAAACCTTGTTCGGCTTCTCGCATATAACAACAAG AATAACTTACAAACTGGGTTAATTGTTGGTGGTTGGGACAAGTACGAAGGTGGTCAGATTTATGGAGTTCCTCTAGGTGGAACAATTGTACAACAACCTTTTGCTATTGGAG GATCTGGGTCCAGTTACTTGTATGGATTTTTTGACCAAGCATGGAAAGACGGTATGACCAAGGATGAAGCTGAG GATCTAGTCAAAAAGGCAGTTTCACTTGCCATTGCTCGTGATGGTGCTAGTGGCGGAGTTGTCCGAACAGTCATT ATAAATTCAGAGGGAGTGACCAGGAATTTCTACCCAGGTGATCAACTTCCAATATGGCATGATGAACTGGAGGCTCACAACTCATTGCTGGACATTCTTGGTGCCCCAGAGCCAATGAACATATGA